GGCGTTCCAGCGAGGTTTTGGACCTATCGCCTGTCCAGGTGTCTGGTCGTGTCCATTTTGAGGCGGGGATCTTTTTCCTAGATTACCAGATGACCTACGACATTACCCTGGCTTCTAGCCGTTCGCTCCAGCCAGTGGTCTTACGTCGTGAGGAGCAGGTCAACGAACTCTTTGTGGCCAATGAAGCTGCTCTCAAGGACCAGGATTTGATTGATGAAGATATGGTTTTTGTGGTGGAAGAGGACTGCATTGTCCTAGAAGAAAGTGTCGCAGACAACATTATTCTCAACATTCCTATCAAGGTTTTGACGCCAGAAGAAGAAGCTGGGCAGGATTTGCCGTCGGGCCAATCTTGGACCCTGATGACCGAGGATGATTTCCAACAGGAAGCCAAGGAAAAGAAAGAGGCTAATAGTCCATTTGCTCAATTGCAGGGCTTGTTCGATGAGTGAAAAAGATAGTGAAAGATTCAGAAAAATTTCGGACGCACATTGTCAAGTCAAGTGCAACAAGTTCATTGGTAACTAGAGTTCCAGAGGTTAAGCTGTCTGGGCTAGCCCAAACAGAAATTTCGAGGATTGGTATTGAAGAAGTCGTCTGGGGCGCTCATTGATGGCAGTGATATAACTTTCTAGTTCTTCAGAGGTTAGTGAATTAAGTGAGACTCCTTTAGGGACATATTCTCTGAGGAGACCATTGAAGTTCTCGTTTGTGCCTCTCTAATGTGAAGAATAAGGATGTGCAAAGTAAACATCAACGGCTTCCAAGTCTGAGAGTAAACTAAACTCCGCACCATTATCTGCTGTGATGGATGCAATAGGATACAGACTGGTGAGATGCCTTACAGCACTATTAATGGTGTGGGACTGTTTGTCTTCTAGCTTAACGCCCAGTGCATAGCGAGTCTGGCGCTCTACCAAGGTCAAAATAACTGCTTCACCTTTGGTTTTCTTGCCAAGAACTAAATCAATCTCCCAATGCCCAAATTCAGAACGGTCATTGATACACTCTGGACGCTCTTCGATAGACTTACCTAAAGTCTTCCGATTCGTCTTCGTGACTTTCTTAGAACGTTTTCTGATACAAACCATCTTAGGCAAATCGATTGGTTTAATAGCTAACAGCCCCTCTTTGATATAACGATAAATCGTTTTGGTAGAGGGGACGACTTCTTCAGGATGGCTTGCTTTATAAGTCTGAACAAAACTATCTACGCTATGGAGACGGACGTTAGCTTTCAAGGCATCTCCTAATTGTTCAATGAACCTAGCGGAGCAGTCATTCAACTTGAGATAAGAACAATTTCGGCGATTAGTTTCATAGACACGTTGTCCACTATCAGCGAAATAGGCGCTGTAATAAGTTCGTTTCCCATTTTTATCCTGTACCTGATTTACTGAACCACGTTTGATTTCTCGGCAGATTGTAGACCGGTGACGACCCATAAGCCGAGCGATTTCAATTGGTTTCTTTCCCATTTTAAGATAAGCAGCAATTTCACCACGTTCTGTGGCTGAGAGATGAGAATAGGATGAGTTTCTGGTAGAATGAGTGTTGGACATGTTCATCTGCTTTCTATACTGAGTTGGGGAATTCTAGTATATCAGACGAACATGTCTTTTTGTTGCACTTCATTTTACAACGCGGGGAAAAATTTCGGAAGGTTAAATTATCAGAAAATTCTTGCCACTAGACTCTTTTCGGTGTATAATAGAAGATAGTAATTATAGGAGTTAGTATACATGACAAAAGCAAACTTTGGTGTAGTAGGGATGGCCGTTATGGGTCGTAACCTTGCTCTTAACGTTGAATCACGTGGTTACACAGTAGCCATTTACAACCGCTCTGCTGATAAGACAGAAGATGTGGTAGCTAGCAACCCAGGCAAAAACTTGGTACCAAGCTATGATGTGGAAAGTTTTGTCGCATCTATCGAAAAACCACGCCGTATCATGCTCATGGTTCAAGCAGGGCCTGGTACAGATGCAACTATTCAATCTCTCTTGCCACACTTGGATGAAGGAGACATTTTGATTGATGGCGGAAATACCTTCTACGAAGATACCATTCGCCGTTCAAAAGAATTGGCAAATTCAGGCATCAATTTCATCGGTACAGGTGTGTCCGGTGGTGAAAAAGGTGCCCTTGAAGGTCCGTCTATCATGCCTGGTGGTCAAAAAGAAGCCTACGAATTAGTAGCGGATGTCTTGGAAGAAATTTCTGCAAAAGCTCCAGAGGACGGCGCTCCATGTGTGACTTATATCGGCCCAGATGGCGCTGGTCACTATGTAAAAATGGTCCACAACGGTATCGAGTATGGCGACATGCAGTTGATTGCTGAGTCTTATGACCTCATGCAACACCTGCTTGGTCTTTCGGTAGATGAAATGGCTGACATCTTTACTGAGTGGAACAAGGGTGAATTGGACAGCTACTTGATTGAAATCACTGCGGATATTTTGCAACGTAAGGATGATGACGGTCAAGCAGGGCCAATCGTTGACTATATCATGGATGCGGCTGGTAATAAGGGTACTGGTAAATGGACTAGCCAATCATCACTTGATTTGGGTGTGCCATTGTCACTCATCACAGAATCTGTATTTGCCCGTTATATCTCAACCTACAAGGATGAGCGTGTGGCAGCTAGCAAGGTCCTTCCAAAACCAGCACCATTTGCCTATGACGGCGATAAGGCTGAGTTGGTAGAAAAAATCCGTCAAGCTCTTTACTTCTCAAAAATTATGTCTTACGCACAAGGTTTTGCGCAATTGCGCGTGGCGTCTAAGGAAAACAACTGGAACTTGCCATTTGGCGAAATCGCTAAAATCTGGCGTGCAGGTTGTATCATCCGTGCTCGTTTCTTGCAAAAGATTACCGATGCTTATGGACGTGATGAAGATTTGGCAAACTTGCTCTTGGATGAATACTTCCTTGACGTAACAGCTAAGTACCAACAAGCTGTCCGTGACGTTGTTGCCTTGGCAATTCAAGCAGGTGTTCCTGTGCCAACCTTCTCAGCAGCCATTACTTACTTTGACAGCTACCGCGCTGAGAACTTGCCAGCAAACTTGATCCAAGCACAACGCGACTATTTTGGTGCCCACACTTACAACCGTAAGGACAAAGAGGGTGTCTTCCACTATGATTGGTATAGCGAAAAATAAATAATAGAAGTAGGGCGTGCAAGCGCCCTTCTTTCTGACTGAAATGGTCTTGAAACTTTCGATTAGATAAGGATATTATGGCTAAGAAAATTTTGATTGCAGGTCGTGAGCGCAATCTCTCGCATTTTGTTTCCATGGAATTGCAGAAGAAGGACTATTTGGTGGACTATGCTTCTACTGGCCAGGAGGCTTTGTCCTTGGCGCATGAGACGGATTTTGATTTGATTCTCATGAGTTTTCAGCTGTCAGATATGTCCAGTAAGGAATTATCCACGCAGTTATTAGCTATCAAACCTGCATCCGTCCTGATTGTGGCTATTGATTCGGCAGATGTGGATGAGCATGGTGAGGAAGTCTTGTCCTATGCGGTTTCCTATGTGGTCAAGCCCTTTGTCATCAGCGAATTGGTCGAGCAGATTTCAGCTATTTTCCGTGGTCGGGATTTTATTGACAATCATTGTACTCAGGTTCCCTTGCAGGCTGCTTATCGAGATTTGAAAATCGATTTTCAAAATCGCACGGTATCCCGTGGAGATGAGCTGATTAACCTGACTCGTCGAGAGTACGATCTCCTGGCGACACTGATGAATAGTCCTGAGCCTGTCACTCGCGAACAATTGTTAGAGCGGGTTTGGAAATACGAGGCGACATCATCGGAAACCAATGTGGTAGATGTCTATATCCGCTATCTGCGTGGGAAATTGGATGTAGCTGGAAAACCGTCCTATATCAAGACAGTTCGCGGTGTTGGATATGCCATGCGTGACTAAGTAAGAAAGGCTTGTCCTTTCTTTTTTGCTGGGCTTGTGTTAGTATTGTTAGTAAGAAATCTAAGGAGTAATTATGAATTCGTCATTTAAAGAAAAGGCCTTGCTAATTTTATTGGCGGGTGCAATCCTCTTAGCTGTCCTTAATTGGTCGGCCTTGTACGCTATTATTAAGCTTGTCCTAGCAAGTATGAACTCTCTCTTCATTGGAGCAATCATTGCTTTCATCTTGAATGTACCTATGAAAAAGCTGGAAGAACAGCTTGAAAAGGTTGCTTTTTTGAAAAAATCCAGCCGTAGTTTGGCCATTGTAGGGGTCCTCATTGCCTTTGTGATGATTGTGACAGGTTTGGTTCTGATTGTCTTGCCAACCCTGACCAAGACAGTTTCAGAGCTAGTAACCGTCAGCCGGACGGCTATTCCAAAATCGGTCACAGCCCTTACGGATTTTCTGGAGTCCAATGGTTTCTTGTCTGGCCAGATTGGTGACCAGATTGCAGGTTTTATTGAACAATTTAGGAATCTAGACTTTATTTCTAGTATTGTCACTCCGGTTCTGTCTCATCTGGTATCCAATGTTACAGGCATTTTTTCCAACACAATGACCCTGGTTATGGCCTTTTTCTTCACTTTGGCTATCCTGGGAAGCAAGGAACATCTGCAGTCCATGACGGGGAAACTCTTGCAGGCTACTCTGCCACAGAAAGCAGTTCGTCTGATCAACTACGTCGGGGAAGTTGTGATAGATACCTATGATAAATTCTTGATGAGCCAAATTGTAGAGGCCGTTATTATTGGGGTCTTGGTCTTTGTCAGCTATGGACTTTCTGGTATCCCCTATGCTAGCATGGCCGGTATTTTGGCAGGGGTCCTATCCTTCGTTCCCTATATCGGTCCATTTACAGCCTGCCTGATTAGTGCCCTCTTTGTGGCGGTACAAAATCCTTTGTTGGCTCTGTGGTCTATTGTTCTCTTCCAAATCATTCAATTGATTGAGGGGAATATCATCTATCCGCGTGTAGTTGGACAGTCGGTTGGTCTGCCAACCCTCTTCACCCTGGCTGCAGCCCTGATTGGTGGAAATTTGTTTGGCCTTCTAGGAATGGTCTTCTTCACACCAATTTTTGCGGTCATTTACCGTCTGGTCAGGGAATGGGTTCACCATCGCTTGGATGACCAGATTGAAAGTGCTTAGGAAAGCGTGCTTATCGCTTTCTTTTATTTTTGATTATTTTATGCTATACTGAAGTGATAAAAGCAAAGTAGGAGAAAGAGTATGCGTTGTCCAAAGTGTCAGAGTTTGAAGTCAAGTGTTGTTGATAGTCGCCAGGCAGAAGATGGGAATACCATCCGTCGTCGCCGTTCCTGTGACCAATGTGGTCAGCGTTTTACCACCTATGAGCGAATTGAGGAAAAAACACTAGTAGTCGTTAAAAAAGACGGCACCCGTGAGCAATTTTCGAGAGAGAAAATCTTTAATGGCATTATTCGTTCGGCTCAGAAACGTCCAGTATCAACCGGTGATATTGATCAGGTGGTCAATCGAATAGAACAAAAGGTTCGAGCCCAAAATGATAGCGAAGTAGAAAGTGACTTTATCGGCAATTTGGTCATGGAAGAATTGGTTGAACTAGATGAAATCACTTATGTACGCTTTGCCTCTGTCTATCGCTCTTTCAAAGATGTTGGTGAGTTAGAAAACTTGCTCAAGCAGATGATTTCTAAGGGGTCAAAAGTGAAACCAGGTGCCAAAGATGAAACCAAATGATCCCTTTACCTATCTGAAAGCTGGGAATTTTGCACCTGATGTAATCAGTCTGAGCAAATGTTACCAGCCCATCATCGGTTTGGATGCGCTAGCGCTGTATTACTATTTATATAGTTTTGGTGACTCGGGGCAGGGGCGTTACCAATGGACTAGCATTCTAAATCACATGAATGTTGGCTTTCATCGCTTGCAGCAGGCGCTGGATATTCTGTCAGCAGTGGGTCTGTTGAAGATTTATCAGCTTGACGAGACTAGGGGCCTAGAGCTAATGCCTCCTTTAAGCGTCGGAGAATTTTTAGGCAAGCCCTTGTATAGGCATCTTCTTGAGCAAAGAATTGGCGAGGTTTCTGTGGAGAATCTCATACCCGCCAGCCCTAGCCAGGATAAGAATGTTTCCAAATCTTTCTCAGACGTTTTCGATGTGGAAGGACAGATTTCTCCTGTAGTTAAGAGTAAGAGGGACTTTGACTGGTCAGCCTTCAAGGCTATGATGGCCAAGGACCAGCTACGATTTCAGGATGAGACGGACGATGTGATTGCTCTTAGTCACATAGCAGAGCGGTCCGGCTGGACCTGGTTGGAAACCTATCACAAGGTCAAGGAAACGGCTATCGGCCAGGTTATTTCGACCAAACGACTGTCACAGTCAGACCAAGCCTCCGCTAAACAAACGAGTGGGCTCACAGACCAGGAAAAAATCATCGTTCGTGAGGCCAAGTCCAAGTCTAGTCTGGAATTTTTGGTCTTCATTAAGGAACAAAGAAAGGCAGCAGTGAACCAGTCGGAGCGCAAGTGCCTGACAGATTTGGCTCAAATTGGTCTCTTGGATGAAGTTATCAATGTCCTTGTTCTTTATACTTTTAATAAGGTGGATTCGGCCAATCTGAATGAAAAATACGCCCTCAAGTTGGGCAATGATTTTTCCTATAAGGGGATTGGAAATGCAGAGGCAGCTGTCCTTTATCTGAGGGAATTGAAAGCAGGAAACAACAAGAAGGCAAGTGTCCTGAACAAGCAAGTGTCAGCAACTAATGTGCCGGACTGGAGCAAGGAAGAAGTTAAGCAAGAGCAAACGAGAGAAGGACAGGCCCAACTAGCCGCCCTCTATCGCGAATTGGAAGAAATGGAAACACAAGGAGGTGGCTGATGAAATCAGTGCAAGACAGGCTGTCACAAACAGCCAACCCTAGTCGCAAGTCCTATCAAGAACTCTACCAGGAGATTGTAACGGATGCAGATGTGGCTGACTTTATAAAAGAACAAGGTTTGACACAGCAGGAAATTACCTTGTCTATTTCCAAATTTTTGGAATATATCAGCCAGCGCGACCAGTTTCTCAAGCAAGACGAAAGTTATATGGCTAAGGGCTACCAGCCTGTTCTCATTATGAATGAGGGCTATGCGGACGTGTCCTATTTGGAAACGGCAGAATTGGTTGAGTATCGTCGTCTGGAAGCTATCAAAAATCGCATTCAGCTCATCAATATGCCAGCCAGTCTGAAAAATGTGACGGTGGCGGACATTGATAAGAACGATGAAAATCGGGTGGAAATCATGTTGGCCATTGCAGATTTTGTCAAACGCTTTGATGAAAAGCCCAAAGGACTCTATATCTACGGTCATTTTGGCATTGGCAAGTCCTATCTCATGGCTTATTTGGCTAATCTCTTGTCTAAAACGCATTTGCAGTCGACCACCATGCTCCATTATCCGACTTTTGTGGTGGATATAAAAAATGCCATCAAAGACGGTTCAGTTAAGGATAAGATTGACGAGATTAAGACCGCTCAAGTTTTGGTCTTGGATGATATTGGGGCTGAGCAACATAGTCCGTGGGTGCGTGACGATGTGCTACAGGTCATTCTTCAATACCGCATGCAGGAAAATCTACCGACCTTCTTTACTTCCAATTTCTCCCTTGATGATTTGGAGCGGCATTTCGCCTCTGGCAAGTCTGGTGATGAAACCTGGCAGGCCAAACGTGTCATGGAGCGCATTCGCTATTTGGCACGAGATTTACACCTGAAAGGGATCAACCGACGATGAATGAAACCATTGATTTGATGCTGGCCCATAGTTCTGTCCGCCGTTTTACAGATGAACCGATTGAGCGGGCGGATTTAGAGGCTATTATCACAGCTGGCCGTGCTGCCTCCAGCTGGAAGAATTTCCAGTCCTACTCAATAATTGTCATCCAGACTGAGGAAAAAAAGCAGGCCCTGTATGATTTGGTGCCCCAACCTGCTATCTTGCAGGCCAAGGCCATTCTGTTTTTCGTCGGCGACCACAATCGTGCCAGCAAGGCAGCGGAACTCCACGGAACCGATTTTGATGCCAAGGGTACGGAAAATCTCTTGATTTCCTCGGTTGATGCGTCTTTGGCTGGTCAGAATGCCCTGCTTGCTGCGGAAAGTCTAGGTTACGGCGGTGTCTTTATCGGCATGATTCGTCATCAGGCTTTGGCAATGGCAGAGCTGTTCAATTTACCAGACTATACCTATCCGATTTTTTGTATTGCACTAGGTCTTCCAGCTCAAGCTCATCCTGTCAAACCGCGTTTGGCGACAGAGGCAATTGTCTTTGAGGAAGAGTATGTCGAGCAGGATATTGAAATCATCAAATCCTACGATCAGATCCAGACAGTATACGCTGGAGACCGCCAGACTGAATTGTGGTAAGAACGGATTGTAGCCCAATTTAGCCAGGCAGAACAAGCTGAAACCAAGGCTATTTTAGAAAAAAATAAATTATTGTAAGAGAAGAGGAGGAGCTATGGCTCTACCAACTATTGCCATCGTGGGACGTCCCAACGTTGGTAAATCAACATTATTTAACCGGATTGCGGGGGAACGCATTTCTATCGTTGAGGATGTGGAAGGTGTGACACGCGACCGTATCTATGCGACTGCTGAATGGCTCAATCGCAAGTTCTCCATCATTGATACTGGAGGAATTGACGATGTAGACGCCCCTTTTATGGAGCAAATCAAGCACCAGGCTGATATTGCTATGAGCGAGGCTGATGTCATTGTCTTTGTCGTGTCTGGAAAAGAGGGCGTGACCGATGCGGATGAGTATGTATCTCGCGTCCTTTACAAGACCAACAAGCCAGTCATTTTGGTGGTCAACAAGGTCGACAACCCAGAGATGCGTAATGAGATTTATGATTTTTATTCGCTTGGACTAGGTGATCCCTATCCTGTGTCATCTGTCCACGGGATTGGTACGGGGGATGTCTTGGATGCTATCATTGAAAACCTACCAAATGAAGAGATTGAAGAAAATCCAAACATTATCAAGTTCAGCTTGATTGGTCGACCAAATGTCGGTAAGTCCAGTTTGATTAACGCTATTTTGGGGGAAGAGCGCGTGATTGCTTCTCCAGTCGCTGGTACGACCCGCGATGCCATTGACACGCATTTCACGGATCCTGACGGTCAGGAATTTACCATGATTGATACGGCAGGGATGCGTAAGTCTGGTAAGGTTTATGAAAATACCGAGAAATATTCAGTCATGCGTGCCATGCGTGCCATCGACCGTTCAGATGTGGTCCTCATGGTCATCAATGCTGAAGAAGGCATTCGTGAATACGACAAGCGGATTGCTGGCTTTGCCCATGAGGCAGGTAAGGGAATCATCATCGTGGTCAACAAGTGGGATACGCTTGAAAAAGACAACCATACGATGAAACAATGGGAAGATGATATTCGCGACCAATTCCAGTACCTGTCCTATGCACCGATTATCTTTGTGTCGGCCCTGACCAAGCAACGCTTGCACAAGTTGCCAGAGATGATTAAGGCTATCAGCGAGAGCCAAAATATGCGGATTTCTTCGTCTGTCCTCAACGATGTCATCATGGATGCCATTGCCATCAACCCGACACCGACAGACAAGGGCAAACGCTTGAAAATCTTCTATGCGACCCAAGTTGCGACCAAGCCACCAACCTTCGTGGTCTTTGTCAATGAAGAAGAGCTCATGCACTTTTCATACATGCGTTTCTTGGAGAATCAAATTCGCAAGGCCTTCGTCTTTGAAGGAACACCGATTCATTTGATTGCACGGAAACGGAAGTAACACACATGAGAGGACCTCTTGGTCTTCTTTTTTGCTTAAAACCCAATTTCCTTATTGACAATTGACTCTTTAGCTTAAAACCCAATTTCCTTATTGACAATTGACTCTTTAGCTGATAGAATAATCAAGCTATCATTTGAAGCATTTGTTGATCAGGCTTTTAGAACCTAGTCGATGAAAAAAATTAAAAATTTTTGAAAAAAGTTATTGACAGTATTAGCTATAGATGATAGAATAATGAAGTTGTCTCGCGAGGGACTGTTGATGAAGGATAAACGAAAAAAAGTTTCAAAAAGTAGTTGACAGGAAATCAGGGATGTGATATACTGATATAGTTGTCGCAAGCGACAAACAAGACCTTTGAAAATTAAAGAAGACGAACCAAACGTGCAGGGTGATTTATCTAAGGATAAATCGTCAATGAACAAAAACAATAAAACGGAAAGCTAGCAATAGCTTGAGTTTGAATCAAAACTTTTTATGAGAGTTTGATCCTGGCTCAGGACGAACGCTGGCGGCGTGCCTAATACATGCAAGTAGAACGCTGAAGTCTGGTGCTTGCACTAGACGGATGAGTTGCGAACGGGTGAGTAACGCGTAGGTAACCTGCCTCATAGCGGGGGATAACTATTGGAAACGATAGCTAATACCGCATAACAGTATTTACCGCATGGTAGATGCTTGAAAGGAGCAACTGCTTCACTATGAGATGGACCTGCGTTGTATTAGCTAGTTGGTGGGGTAAAGGCCCACCAAGGCGACGATACATAGCCGACCTGAGAGGGTGATCGGCCACACTGGGACTGAGACACGGCCCAGACTCCTACGGGAGGCAGCAGTAGGGAATCTTCGGCAATGGGGGCAACCCTGACCGAGCAACGCCGCGTGAGTGAAGAAGGTTTTCGGATCGTAAAGCTCTGTTGTAAGAGAAGAACGTGTGTGAGAGTGGAAAGTTCACACAGTGACGGTATCTTACCAGAAAGGGACGGCTAACTACGTGCCAGCAGCCGCGGTAATACGTAGGTCCCGAGCGTTGTCCGGATTTATTGGGCGTAAAGCGAGCGCAGGCGGTTTGATAAGTCTGAAGTAAAAGGCTGTGGCTTAACCATAGTACGCTTTGGAAACTGTCAAACTTGAGTGCAGAAGGGGAGAGTGGAATTCCATGTGTAGCGGTGAAATGCGTAGATATATGGAGGAACACCGGTGGCGAAAGCGGCTCTCTGGTCTGTAACTGACGCTGAGGCTCGAAAGCGTGGGGAGCGAACAGGATTAGATACCCTGGTAGTCCACGCCGTAAACGATGAGTGCTAGGTGTTGGGTCCTTTCCGGGACTCAGTGCCGCAGCTAACGCATTAAGCACTCCGCCTGGGGAGTACGACCGCAAGGTTGAAACTCAAAGGAATTGACGGGGGCCCGCACAAGCGGTGGAGCATGTGGTTTAATTCGAAGCAACGCGAAGAACCTTACCAGGTCTTGACATCCCTCTGACCGCCCTAGAGATAGGGTTTCTCTTCGGAGCAGAGGTGACAGGTGGTGCATGGTTGTCGTCAGCTCGTGTCGTGAGATGTTGGGTTAAGTCCCGCAACGAGCGCAACCCCTATTGTTAGTTGCCATCATTTAGTTGGGCACTCTAGCGAGACTGCCGGTAATAAACCGGAGGAAGGTGGGGATGACGTCAAATCATCATGCCCCTTATGACCTGGGCTACACACGTGCTACAATGGCTGGTACAACGAGTCGCAAGTCGGTGACGGCAAGCTAATCTCTTAAAGCCAGTCTCAGTTCGGATTGTAGGCTGCAACTCGCCTACATGAAGTCGGAATCGCTAGTAATCGCGGATCAGCACGCCGCGGTGAATACGTTCCCGGGCCTTGTACACACCGCCCGTCACACCACGAGAGTTTGTAACACCCGAAGTCGGTGAGGTAAC
The sequence above is a segment of the Streptococcus suis genome. Coding sequences within it:
- the dnaI gene encoding primosomal protein DnaI; translated protein: MKSVQDRLSQTANPSRKSYQELYQEIVTDADVADFIKEQGLTQQEITLSISKFLEYISQRDQFLKQDESYMAKGYQPVLIMNEGYADVSYLETAELVEYRRLEAIKNRIQLINMPASLKNVTVADIDKNDENRVEIMLAIADFVKRFDEKPKGLYIYGHFGIGKSYLMAYLANLLSKTHLQSTTMLHYPTFVVDIKNAIKDGSVKDKIDEIKTAQVLVLDDIGAEQHSPWVRDDVLQVILQYRMQENLPTFFTSNFSLDDLERHFASGKSGDETWQAKRVMERIRYLARDLHLKGINRR
- the nrdR gene encoding transcriptional regulator NrdR, with product MRCPKCQSLKSSVVDSRQAEDGNTIRRRRSCDQCGQRFTTYERIEEKTLVVVKKDGTREQFSREKIFNGIIRSAQKRPVSTGDIDQVVNRIEQKVRAQNDSEVESDFIGNLVMEELVELDEITYVRFASVYRSFKDVGELENLLKQMISKGSKVKPGAKDETK
- the der gene encoding ribosome biogenesis GTPase Der — its product is MALPTIAIVGRPNVGKSTLFNRIAGERISIVEDVEGVTRDRIYATAEWLNRKFSIIDTGGIDDVDAPFMEQIKHQADIAMSEADVIVFVVSGKEGVTDADEYVSRVLYKTNKPVILVVNKVDNPEMRNEIYDFYSLGLGDPYPVSSVHGIGTGDVLDAIIENLPNEEIEENPNIIKFSLIGRPNVGKSSLINAILGEERVIASPVAGTTRDAIDTHFTDPDGQEFTMIDTAGMRKSGKVYENTEKYSVMRAMRAIDRSDVVLMVINAEEGIREYDKRIAGFAHEAGKGIIIVVNKWDTLEKDNHTMKQWEDDIRDQFQYLSYAPIIFVSALTKQRLHKLPEMIKAISESQNMRISSSVLNDVIMDAIAINPTPTDKGKRLKIFYATQVATKPPTFVVFVNEEELMHFSYMRFLENQIRKAFVFEGTPIHLIARKRK
- the gndA gene encoding NADP-dependent phosphogluconate dehydrogenase, with the protein product MTKANFGVVGMAVMGRNLALNVESRGYTVAIYNRSADKTEDVVASNPGKNLVPSYDVESFVASIEKPRRIMLMVQAGPGTDATIQSLLPHLDEGDILIDGGNTFYEDTIRRSKELANSGINFIGTGVSGGEKGALEGPSIMPGGQKEAYELVADVLEEISAKAPEDGAPCVTYIGPDGAGHYVKMVHNGIEYGDMQLIAESYDLMQHLLGLSVDEMADIFTEWNKGELDSYLIEITADILQRKDDDGQAGPIVDYIMDAAGNKGTGKWTSQSSLDLGVPLSLITESVFARYISTYKDERVAASKVLPKPAPFAYDGDKAELVEKIRQALYFSKIMSYAQGFAQLRVASKENNWNLPFGEIAKIWRAGCIIRARFLQKITDAYGRDEDLANLLLDEYFLDVTAKYQQAVRDVVALAIQAGVPVPTFSAAITYFDSYRAENLPANLIQAQRDYFGAHTYNRKDKEGVFHYDWYSEK
- a CDS encoding replication initiation/membrane attachment protein — translated: MKPNDPFTYLKAGNFAPDVISLSKCYQPIIGLDALALYYYLYSFGDSGQGRYQWTSILNHMNVGFHRLQQALDILSAVGLLKIYQLDETRGLELMPPLSVGEFLGKPLYRHLLEQRIGEVSVENLIPASPSQDKNVSKSFSDVFDVEGQISPVVKSKRDFDWSAFKAMMAKDQLRFQDETDDVIALSHIAERSGWTWLETYHKVKETAIGQVISTKRLSQSDQASAKQTSGLTDQEKIIVREAKSKSSLEFLVFIKEQRKAAVNQSERKCLTDLAQIGLLDEVINVLVLYTFNKVDSANLNEKYALKLGNDFSYKGIGNAEAAVLYLRELKAGNNKKASVLNKQVSATNVPDWSKEEVKQEQTREGQAQLAALYRELEEMETQGGG
- a CDS encoding AI-2E family transporter gives rise to the protein MNSSFKEKALLILLAGAILLAVLNWSALYAIIKLVLASMNSLFIGAIIAFILNVPMKKLEEQLEKVAFLKKSSRSLAIVGVLIAFVMIVTGLVLIVLPTLTKTVSELVTVSRTAIPKSVTALTDFLESNGFLSGQIGDQIAGFIEQFRNLDFISSIVTPVLSHLVSNVTGIFSNTMTLVMAFFFTLAILGSKEHLQSMTGKLLQATLPQKAVRLINYVGEVVIDTYDKFLMSQIVEAVIIGVLVFVSYGLSGIPYASMAGILAGVLSFVPYIGPFTACLISALFVAVQNPLLALWSIVLFQIIQLIEGNIIYPRVVGQSVGLPTLFTLAAALIGGNLFGLLGMVFFTPIFAVIYRLVREWVHHRLDDQIESA
- a CDS encoding winged helix-turn-helix domain-containing protein → MAKKILIAGRERNLSHFVSMELQKKDYLVDYASTGQEALSLAHETDFDLILMSFQLSDMSSKELSTQLLAIKPASVLIVAIDSADVDEHGEEVLSYAVSYVVKPFVISELVEQISAIFRGRDFIDNHCTQVPLQAAYRDLKIDFQNRTVSRGDELINLTRREYDLLATLMNSPEPVTREQLLERVWKYEATSSETNVVDVYIRYLRGKLDVAGKPSYIKTVRGVGYAMRD
- a CDS encoding YceD family protein codes for the protein MFHIYDIQKNPDGISFEKTLDLTQEVQGRSSEVLDLSPVQVSGRVHFEAGIFFLDYQMTYDITLASSRSLQPVVLRREEQVNELFVANEAALKDQDLIDEDMVFVVEEDCIVLEESVADNIILNIPIKVLTPEEEAGQDLPSGQSWTLMTEDDFQQEAKEKKEANSPFAQLQGLFDE